From the genome of Desertifilum tharense IPPAS B-1220, one region includes:
- a CDS encoding response regulator, with the protein MIENVSSTMVGEWLLGTIGAIALLNSAMAVRTWRLLNQRLPPTPSEDWGHACAALESTGLAIAIYDRNGQAVYLNRAFCQLFDYTLAEFNRQGGSAILYSDRALGEQIHQAIKQGQSWQGDALMQPRRGDRLPIYARIDGMVDATAVGGWIGIYTPIAQRQQAEAQHTTAQDALVQQVNRAILLRQITQEIRSSLDTQQILRATASSVGLSFAVNRCTIHAYQREAMSDRPTELPCVAEYLQPGWDSISNLTLTLSDWVDAEKLLAIDSAIPLHYGGSTALKVQLKSLLAVRTSYQGEPNGIIMLHQGDRDRVWTPDEIELLEAVAAQVGIALAQANLLEQERSARHLLAEQNEALARSQEEAIAANRAKSEFLAIVSHEIRTPMNAIIGLSSLLLDTPLTSEQQDYIETIRSSGNNLLAIINDILDFSKIESGKLELEEQPLDLVACTEGALDLLASKAAEKGIELAYEIDSQTPQQILGDATRLRQILVNLLSNAVKFTEKGEVLVSLKSRRLNRQVPGATQPSYVIHFQVKDTGIGIPSDRLNRLFQPFSQIDPSISRQYGGTGLGLAIAQRLTELMGGRIWVESEPGSGSTFCFTIVTGAIASSPQLASLVQHPGSSGVRLLIVDDSPTYRRILTHLTQQWGFLPRAASNAEEALAQLQLTSIPFSAAIIDAHLPQMQEFALLKKMWAMCRELPIILLSSARCSDYPNPLVRSPHMSEIRGILVKPLRYKQLENALAQILGQQPLSSSAVLNPVLPRPEQLHPTPKSLRILVAEDNSVNQKVIIRMLQRLGYRSDVVGNGLEVLAALERQDYDVILMDVQMPEMDGIATTEKIRANEAREAVAWENPQRLWIIASTANAMQGDREICLAAGMDDYISKPIQIEDLMQAFSRYPGASAGLESVDPPVAIAREPMTGEPTLDPQILYTLSRVVGDNAQEVMLEVIDSYLEETPRLLASLKTAVKQQDLSTVLRVSHTLKSSSATIGAITLARLCKEIETHLRAEHLSSLFVQEQNLQAEYEKVKVALLETRNFGFPHNETSPKSV; encoded by the coding sequence ATGATTGAGAACGTTTCAAGCACAATGGTTGGCGAATGGTTGCTCGGTACAATCGGCGCGATCGCCCTATTGAATAGTGCAATGGCTGTGAGAACTTGGCGCTTGCTCAACCAGCGACTCCCCCCTACCCCAAGCGAAGACTGGGGGCACGCCTGCGCCGCCCTTGAGAGTACGGGCTTGGCGATCGCCATCTACGATCGCAACGGTCAAGCCGTTTACCTCAATCGGGCGTTTTGTCAACTGTTTGATTACACGCTAGCCGAATTCAACCGTCAAGGGGGAAGCGCTATTTTATACAGCGATCGCGCTTTGGGCGAACAAATTCACCAGGCTATAAAGCAAGGGCAGTCTTGGCAAGGAGACGCGCTCATGCAACCTCGCAGGGGCGATCGCCTCCCCATTTATGCCCGGATTGATGGCATGGTAGACGCAACCGCTGTGGGGGGCTGGATTGGCATTTACACCCCTATCGCCCAACGCCAACAAGCCGAAGCCCAACACACAACCGCCCAAGACGCCCTGGTGCAACAGGTGAACCGCGCCATTCTCTTGCGCCAGATTACCCAAGAAATTCGCTCTTCCCTCGATACCCAGCAAATCTTACGGGCGACGGCTTCTTCGGTGGGTTTAAGCTTTGCGGTGAATCGCTGTACCATCCATGCCTATCAACGCGAAGCGATGAGCGATCGCCCCACGGAGTTACCTTGCGTGGCGGAATACCTCCAACCGGGTTGGGATTCAATCAGCAACCTCACCCTCACCTTAAGCGATTGGGTGGATGCCGAAAAACTGCTCGCCATTGACTCCGCCATTCCCCTGCATTATGGGGGTTCAACGGCGCTGAAAGTACAACTCAAATCTTTGTTAGCCGTTCGCACCTCCTACCAAGGCGAACCCAACGGGATTATTATGTTACATCAGGGCGATCGCGACCGCGTTTGGACGCCCGACGAAATTGAACTGCTGGAAGCCGTCGCCGCCCAGGTGGGAATTGCCCTCGCCCAGGCTAATTTGCTCGAACAAGAACGATCTGCCCGCCACTTGTTAGCCGAACAAAACGAAGCCTTAGCGCGATCGCAAGAAGAAGCGATCGCCGCCAACCGAGCCAAGAGCGAATTTTTAGCGATCGTTAGCCACGAAATTCGCACGCCGATGAATGCCATTATCGGTTTAAGCAGCCTCTTACTCGATACCCCCCTCACTAGCGAGCAACAAGACTATATCGAAACCATCCGCAGCAGTGGTAATAACCTGCTGGCGATTATTAACGATATTCTGGACTTTTCTAAGATTGAATCGGGCAAACTAGAGCTAGAGGAACAGCCCTTAGATTTAGTGGCTTGTACCGAAGGGGCTTTAGACTTACTCGCCTCCAAAGCCGCCGAAAAGGGGATCGAACTCGCCTATGAAATTGATAGCCAAACCCCGCAACAAATTCTGGGCGACGCGACGCGCCTGCGGCAAATTCTGGTGAATTTATTGAGCAACGCCGTTAAATTTACCGAGAAGGGTGAAGTCCTGGTGTCCTTGAAGTCGCGCCGACTGAATCGACAGGTACCAGGTGCAACGCAACCCTCCTACGTCATTCATTTTCAGGTTAAAGATACCGGAATTGGCATCCCCTCCGATCGCCTCAACCGCTTGTTTCAGCCGTTTAGCCAGATCGATCCCTCCATCAGCCGTCAGTATGGCGGAACTGGGTTAGGTTTAGCGATCGCCCAACGCTTAACTGAGTTGATGGGGGGTCGAATTTGGGTAGAAAGCGAACCGGGAAGCGGATCGACCTTCTGTTTCACCATCGTCACAGGTGCAATCGCGTCGTCTCCCCAACTTGCCTCTCTGGTACAGCATCCCGGATCGTCCGGCGTTCGCCTATTAATCGTTGATGATAGTCCCACCTATCGGCGGATTTTAACCCACCTGACTCAACAGTGGGGATTTCTGCCCCGCGCGGCGAGTAATGCAGAGGAAGCCTTAGCCCAACTGCAATTAACCTCAATTCCCTTTAGCGCTGCGATTATAGACGCCCACCTGCCTCAAATGCAGGAGTTTGCCCTGTTAAAGAAGATGTGGGCAATGTGCCGCGAATTACCGATTATTCTGCTCTCCTCCGCCCGCTGTTCCGATTATCCTAACCCCCTGGTGCGATCGCCTCACATGAGCGAAATTAGGGGAATTTTAGTCAAGCCTTTGCGCTATAAACAACTCGAAAATGCTCTAGCGCAAATTCTCGGACAGCAGCCGCTATCTAGTTCTGCGGTACTCAATCCAGTGTTGCCCCGTCCCGAACAACTGCATCCTACCCCGAAATCGCTGCGAATTTTAGTTGCTGAAGATAACTCTGTCAATCAAAAGGTGATTATCCGAATGCTACAGCGCTTGGGGTATCGCTCGGATGTAGTCGGGAATGGTCTGGAGGTGCTAGCGGCCCTAGAACGCCAAGACTATGATGTGATTTTAATGGATGTGCAAATGCCGGAAATGGATGGGATCGCCACCACCGAGAAAATTCGGGCGAATGAAGCGCGAGAAGCGGTGGCGTGGGAAAATCCCCAACGGTTATGGATTATTGCGTCTACAGCGAATGCGATGCAGGGCGATCGCGAAATCTGTTTGGCGGCCGGAATGGATGATTATATTAGTAAGCCGATTCAGATTGAAGACTTGATGCAAGCGTTCAGTCGCTATCCTGGCGCTTCTGCGGGTTTGGAATCGGTCGATCCGCCAGTTGCGATCGCTAGAGAACCGATGACTGGCGAACCGACGTTAGATCCTCAAATCCTCTATACGTTATCGCGGGTGGTAGGAGATAACGCTCAAGAGGTGATGTTGGAGGTGATTGACAGTTATTTGGAAGAAACCCCGCGTTTGCTGGCGAGTCTCAAAACCGCTGTGAAGCAACAGGATCTCTCAACCGTATTGCGAGTGAGTCATACGCTGAAGTCTAGTAGTGCCACAATTGGCGCAATTACGTTGGCGCGGCTGTGTAAAGAGATTGAAACCCACCTAAGAGCCGAGCATCTTTCGTCCCTTTTCGTGCAAGAACAGAACTTACAGGCGGAATATGAGAAAGTCAAAGTAGCTCTTTTAGAAA